The Nitrospinota bacterium nucleotide sequence CGACTGGCTGGCCCGCTTTTCGGACGGCCTGAAGCTGGACGCCATCGAGTCCATTTTAGGCGGCATATGCTCGATGGACCCGCGGATCAACTATATATCGGGATTTGTGCGGTAGTAATTTTCACAAGGAGCGGCCCACATGCCTGACGCGTTGATTGTCATTCCGAGAGTGGACAAACGGCACAGCACGCCGGGCATCGTGGCGTTGTCCTCCATCCTGCCGGTGATCGGCGTGGAATATATCAAGCTGTACGCGCGGGAAAAGGGGAAGCGCGAAATCAGGGTGTTCTACGAGGACCTGGAGGAAAAGGAAACAATATATGAATTGATAGACAAGGCCGGCGGGGAAACGGTCATCGGGGTGCATATCACCTCGCTGTCGTACGAAAACTCCGTGCGGATCATGGAGTACGCCCACGCAAGAGGTCTTCGGGTTGTGGTGGGGGGGCCGCACGCCCAGATAAGCTGGAAGCTGATCCTGCAATACCGCCCTTACGCCATATGCGTCCCCTCCTATGGGGAAGTGGCCATGCTCGCGCTCATCGAGGGCAAGCCCCTTTCGGACGTGCCGGGAATCATCTATCTGGAGAATGGCGCGATCCATAAAAATCCGGCGGAGCCGGTCAATTATGAGGAACTGCCGTTGATAAACGGGCTTATAGACCACGAGCCGTTCTTCCGCAAGTGGCAGGGGGCGAAAAAGATATACAAGCAGAACGATTCCAGGGGATACGTGAGCGTGAGGGGGATCAAGGGATGCGCCAAGCCCAAGCCGTGCACGTTCTGCACCGTTGAAAGGATGGAGACGTACGATCCGGTGAAAAGGGCCGAGCGCATTTCGGCGGAGCGATTTGACGCCACGGCGCGGTTCGGCGGCAACATCTTCATTCGCGAATGCAACGACGACCTGCCCAACAGGGAATGCCTGCTCGCGCTCAAGGCCCTCACCCCCGCCGACTACAAAACACCCATCTACAATAACGCGAGGATAAACGAACTTCTGCGGGACGGCCTGCCGGAGCTTGTGCGGGGCGCGGGGTACACCGACCTGCTATTGGGGCTCGAATCGCTTTCCGAGCCGGGATTAAAGTACACCGGCAAATCGCTCAACTCCCTGCGGGACCTGCACAGGCTGCTCAAGAAGACCGAGTCCACCGGGCTGAATTTTTACATATCCTGCATCATGGGGTGGCCGGGGGAGACCCGTGAAACATACTCGCAAATAGAGCGGAACATCGAGGCGCTGCTTGAGTACAAGCATGTGGTAAGCGTTGGGCTGGGGTTCCTGATACTTTACCCGTACACGCACCTGTTCAACCTTCTCATGGACGATCCTGTTTACGGCAGAAAGCATTTCGGCAGGCCGGACGCCGACATCCTGGACTATTTCGGGCTGTTCTCCGACTGGTTAAACAAGTTCGCAAACGGGCTTAGCTACGATTTCCTGGACGATTTCATGCAAAACATGACGGCAAGGCACAAGCAGGTGATCTACCTGTCCGGCTTTGCCGTATGACGCCGCGGGGATAGGATGAATATGCTGATTTATATTGCGCAGCTGACCCACCGGTCCAACGGGGTGAACCAGAACCGCAGCTTCCCACTCGCCGCCGGCTGCCTGGCGGAGGCGCTGGCGCAGGAATTCGACGCGCAGATCAAGGTCAGGATATTCAAGGACCCGGCCGGACTGTCGGCATGCGTCAAAAGCGAACCGCCCGATGCGCTGATGCTTTCCAACTATCTTTGGAACGAGCGGCTTTCTCTGGCCTTCGCCGCCAAGGCGCGCCGTAATTATCCGGACATGCTCATAGTCATGGGCGGTCCAAACTTAAGCAATGACCGGGTGGCGCTCATCGGGTTTCTGAAGGCAAACAGCTTCATCGACAAAATAGTTCTGCATGAAGGGGAACTGGCCGCCGTTGCGATCGTAAAAAAATTTCTGGAAACAAAGGACAGGTTTGCGGTCCGCCGGGAGCGTATCCCCAGCGCAATCAGTCTTGTTGGCGATAAGGTGATTGACGGAATTTGGGACACGGAAAACGAGACCGCCGACGCAAAACCGGGTGAAACCGGCGGCGCCACATTGGACGATATACCATCCCCGTACCTTTCCGGCAGGTTCGACCGGTTTTTCACGGAC carries:
- a CDS encoding cobalamin B12-binding domain-containing protein, giving the protein MPDALIVIPRVDKRHSTPGIVALSSILPVIGVEYIKLYAREKGKREIRVFYEDLEEKETIYELIDKAGGETVIGVHITSLSYENSVRIMEYAHARGLRVVVGGPHAQISWKLILQYRPYAICVPSYGEVAMLALIEGKPLSDVPGIIYLENGAIHKNPAEPVNYEELPLINGLIDHEPFFRKWQGAKKIYKQNDSRGYVSVRGIKGCAKPKPCTFCTVERMETYDPVKRAERISAERFDATARFGGNIFIRECNDDLPNRECLLALKALTPADYKTPIYNNARINELLRDGLPELVRGAGYTDLLLGLESLSEPGLKYTGKSLNSLRDLHRLLKKTESTGLNFYISCIMGWPGETRETYSQIERNIEALLEYKHVVSVGLGFLILYPYTHLFNLLMDDPVYGRKHFGRPDADILDYFGLFSDWLNKFANGLSYDFLDDFMQNMTARHKQVIYLSGFAV